ATTTGCATGTGGGAATACAAGGATTGGATGCCTAAAATCGCGAACCTCTGGCGCACCACTTTTGATATTGGTCCCGAATGGATTTCCACATCCTGGTACCGCGGCGTTTACGAAATTATCGATGCCAATAACAAGTACTGGCAAATTGCAAAGCCCGGCCACTGGAACGACCCGGACATGCTCGAGGTAGGCAACAGGGGCCTCTCTTACGAAGAACAACGCTCCCAGATGACGATGTGGTCCATCATGGCTGCCCCCATCATGATCAGTTCCGACGTGCGCAGTATGAGCAATGAGACCAAGGAACTCTACCTGAACAAGGACATGATTGCCATTAACCAGGATTCCCTGGGCGTTCAGGGCCATCGCATTTCTGACAAGAACGGCAAGCAGGTATGGACAAAGCCATTGAAGAATGGCGACATCGCCGTGGCGCTCCTCAACAATAACAACTCTACCCAGACCGTTGAATGCGATTTTAAGGACATCGGCGTAGACGGTGAAGTGGAAGTTCGCGATGCTTGGAAAAAGAAGGACTTGGGTCCGGTTTCCCACGTTTCTATCGAACTCCCGGCTCACGGTTCTGCACTGCTCCGCTTGGTTCTCAAGCCGGTTCCGCGCGCACCGTTCAAGGGTGAAGCTCTCGCTATTCCGGGCAAGATTGAAATGGAAGATTTCGACGTGAACGGCGTGGGTCAGGGTAACACCACCTACAATGAAACCGATGCCGAAAACCGTGGCGACAGTGACTACCGCAAGGAAACGGGCGTTGACCTTTACAAGAAGGCTACGGGCGTCATTGTGGGTTACAACCAGGCTGGCGAATGGCTCGAATACACCGTGAAGGTCGCCTCTACCGGCACTTATGTCATGAATGCCGCGGTTGCTTCTGCCAACAATACCTCGAGTTTCCAGCTCTCCGTGGACGGCAAGAACATCACCGAAGAAATTGCTGTGCCTGCCGCTACTACGGGCGAAGACAACTACGACGAATACAACGTGGTCACGGCCGACGTGGAACTGACCGAGGGCGAACATATCCTGCGCTTTACGGTAACCGGCGACTGGATGGACATCGACTACATCAACTTCATTGATAAGGAAAAGGGCGAAGAGGCTTCGACACCTGAGCCCGGAACGGAAACGGAACCCGAACCCGGACTCCGTCTCGGTAAGGTGAATTTTGTACGTAGTTCTGCCGAATCGCTCAAGGTGTTCAGTATGACGGGCAAGTTCCTGGGCCGTTTGGAAATGCAGGGTGTGCAATCGGCTCGCGAAATGTCCGAGAGTTTGCGCCGTGCAGGATTTGCTCAGGGTGTGTACCTTGTACGTAGCGGCAACGTTGCCCACCGCGTCCAGGTGAAATAAAAACGAATATTCCCTATTGATAACTTATCAATAGAACTCCCTTCGCGGGGGTTCTTTTTTTTGTGTGCCGTAGGTATTTTTGTATTGGTGTAAAAAAAGAGGATGTTATGAAGGGTTCAAAATTCATTGCGGCCACGATTGTCGCATTTTCTTGCATCGCTTTTTCGGCGGTGAGTTCCTTTGCAATCACGAGCCAGTTTCGTGGCGTCAACTGGGCCGACAAACGCGATAACTTCGTCTCCGATGTGTTGGTACTTTCGGGGCTGAGCCAGTCGTACGACTACGAGTCGGCTTCTGTGGTGGCGGAACGCGTCATCGGGCAGTTCCAGGAAGTGCTGGGCACGAACAGCGTGAGAATCCCGGTGAACGAGCCGACGGTGCTTAGGCACCTTGCCGCCTATTCGGGCGTTCTGGACGTAGCGCTGAAGCGTGGCCGCCTGTTGATGGCTTACTGGGGCCCTGCGCAGCCGGCTCCTCCTAAAGACATGAACGACTGGTGGAAAATGTGGGCGACGCTTGTCGAGAAGTACGGCAAGCACCCGAATGCTTATTTTGAAATTTTCAACGAACCGCACATGTACAGCAAGGAGGAACTTCGCGAAATATATGCGACGTGGCTCGAAAAGTTCCCGGACGTGCCGCGCGACCATATTTTGCTCGACGGCTCGGGCCTTGCCTGGAACGTGCCCGACATTGCCGACGACCCGCGCTTCGAGGGCTGCCTGTTCGCGGTTCACGAATACACCTTCTGGAATATGAGTATCACCACCGAAGAAGGCTGGAAAGGAAGCTTCAAGGGGAAGGTGGGCAAGTATGTCGACCGTACGGTCTGTACGGAATGGGGCGGCGCGATGGGCCCCGGCGAAAAGAATGGCGTGCATTACGACTACATGGATTACAACCAGCCGCCGAACAACTATTTCACGGCCTACATCCGCGGCATGAGCGACCAGCTGCATGATTGGGAAATGGGCAGTTTCTACTGGCCGGGTCTCCGTGACGGTGACTGGTACAGCATGACCAAGCGCGTCGGCGAAGGGGCAAATATCAAGCTCGAAGTTGTGAACCAGTCGGGCGTGGACCGCATGCAGCGTGCCTGGGCGGACACCGTGGCGGTTGAACAACCCAAGGATACCACCGTTACCGATACGACATCGACGGGTACGGTTGTTGCGGATACGAGTGTGAAGGATACGGCTTCTCATGCCGCCGACTCGATTGCTCCGGTTTCGCCTAAGGATTCTACGGTCGCTCCTGTCGCTTCCACGGATTCGTCTGCGGAGGCGGATAGCTCGGCGGCTCTCCATGGGAATGTCCGGTGGCAGCGCATGTCTCCGGAGCCTCTCCAGGTGTTCAGCATGACGGGACGCTTCCTCGGCCGCGTGGCCTTGCGCGTCGGTGCCGGTGTGGATGTTTCGGCGTTGCTTAAGAATGCCGGCTACGCTGGTGGTGTCTATTTGGTGCGAGGTGGTGGCTTGAATGCTCAAATTCGCGTAAAATGATGGATTTCTGCGTATTCTAATTATTGATAACTTGTCCATGCGAAATGCCTTTTGAATGAAAAAAAGCCCCCTTTTTGGGGGTATTTTTACAGGGTGGGTTATGAAAACCGCCGCTTAAATGGCGAAAGGGATGTTACAATGAGTTTTGTAAAATGTGCAAAATGGGCTGTTGCCCTTGTTGGATTTGGCCTCTGTTCGCAGGCAATGGCTGAAAACCCGATTATCCAGACATATTATTCTCCAGACCCGGCTCCTGTCGTCTTTGGCGACACGGTCTGCGTGTATACCGGTAACGACGAAGGGGGCCACTTCTTCACGATGCACGGCTGGCGCGTTTCTTGCACCACCGATATGGTGAACTGGACCGACAAGGGGACGCTTATCCTCTCCAACGAAAGCTTTGGTGGCAATGCCAAGAAGAACGGTGACTGGGCCGCTCAAGTCGTGCGCCGCAACGGTAAGTATTACTACTACGTGACCGTGGAATCGACCCGCGGTGGCCGCGCTATCAACGTCGCTGTGGCCGACAAGCCCGAAGGTCCGTTCAAGGATGCCCGCAACGGTCAGCACCTCGCCGGCCCGAACTGGGACTACATCGATCCGACCGTATGGATTGACGATGACGGCCAGGCATGGCTCTACTGGGGTAACCCGAAGCTCTATTACGCCAAGCTCAAGGAAAACATGATTGAGTTCGACGGCGAAATCAAGGTGTTCGACATGAGCCGCGGCTTCTCTCCGAATGGCAACTCCGTGTACACCGAAGGCCCGTGGATCCACAAGCGCGACGGTAAGTACTACATGCTCTACGCATCGCATGGCACTGGCAACGGCGGCGAGAGAATCTCGTATTCCACGAGCGACTCCCCGACGGGTCCGTGGACTTGGGGCGGCCTCATCATGGAACCGGGTAACGGTGCTGCGTTCACCAACCACTGCGGTATCATCGACTTCAAGGGCCGTAGCTTCTTCTTCTACCACAACCAGAAAAATGTGAGCGGTGGCGGTTACAGCCGTTCAACTGCGATTGAAGAATTTACCTGGAATGCCGACGGCACGATTCCGACCATCAAGCCGACCGATAATGGCGTGGTCAAGCCCATCAAGAACCTCGACCCGTTCGAGCGTGTGGAAGCCGAGACCAAGTCTTGGGTGGGCGGCATCAGCGTTGATAAACCGCGTGACCCCGAAGGTGGAAACTACACCATCATCAACCATGTGGCATCGGAAAATGGTGCAGTTTACCTCACCAATATGGGTAGCAATTTCTATACGAAGGTCCGTTCTGTGGACATGGGCGATGGTGCCGACAGTATCACCATTTGCACAAAGGGTGATGCAGGCAAACTCGAACTCCATGCGGGTTCCGAAAAGGGTGCGCTCCTTGCCTCTATCGATGTCCCGTCCAGTTCCAAGTGGGAAGAACATACTTTTGCCTTGACAGATGCGGCTGGTGTCGATGACTTGTTCTTTGTCGTGAAACAGGGCGGTTTTGATTTTGACTACTGGTACATGGTCAGCAACGCTTCTGCTGTTCCGCAGACTCCTTACAATGATGTCGCTGCCGCGGTGCCGGGCAAGATTGAAGCCGAGAACTACGACGTGGGCGGCCACAACAAGGCCTTCTACGACAACGACCGCGAAAATCAGGGTGGAGCTTACCGCGAAGACGAAGTCGACATTGTGGCGATTGACGATTCCAAGTGTGGCGAGGCAGCCTGCACAGGCTTTGCCATTGGCTACACCAACGAAGGCGAATGGGTAGAGTACACCATCAATGTCGCTGCCGATGCGACGTACAAAATTACCGCAAATGTGGCGACCGCATCGGATGCTTCTGCGATGCAGTTGCTCGTAGACGACAAGGCAATCACGGAATCAGTGGCTATCGAAAAAATAGACTCGGTGTGGACAACATACAAGATCGTCGATGTCGGCTCTGTGGAACTCAAGAAGGGCGAACATGTGCTCAAGTTGCTCATTACGGGCGGTTATCTGAATGTGGACTGGTTGCAATTTACCGACCCGAATGCAGAACCGGCTCTTGCCATTAAAACTCCGGTTGTGAATGCTGCAAAGTC
The nucleotide sequence above comes from uncultured Fibrobacter sp.. Encoded proteins:
- a CDS encoding family 43 glycosylhydrolase, which translates into the protein MSFVKCAKWAVALVGFGLCSQAMAENPIIQTYYSPDPAPVVFGDTVCVYTGNDEGGHFFTMHGWRVSCTTDMVNWTDKGTLILSNESFGGNAKKNGDWAAQVVRRNGKYYYYVTVESTRGGRAINVAVADKPEGPFKDARNGQHLAGPNWDYIDPTVWIDDDGQAWLYWGNPKLYYAKLKENMIEFDGEIKVFDMSRGFSPNGNSVYTEGPWIHKRDGKYYMLYASHGTGNGGERISYSTSDSPTGPWTWGGLIMEPGNGAAFTNHCGIIDFKGRSFFFYHNQKNVSGGGYSRSTAIEEFTWNADGTIPTIKPTDNGVVKPIKNLDPFERVEAETKSWVGGISVDKPRDPEGGNYTIINHVASENGAVYLTNMGSNFYTKVRSVDMGDGADSITICTKGDAGKLELHAGSEKGALLASIDVPSSSKWEEHTFALTDAAGVDDLFFVVKQGGFDFDYWYMVSNASAVPQTPYNDVAAAVPGKIEAENYDVGGHNKAFYDNDRENQGGAYREDEVDIVAIDDSKCGEAACTGFAIGYTNEGEWVEYTINVAADATYKITANVATASDASAMQLLVDDKAITESVAIEKIDSVWTTYKIVDVGSVELKKGEHVLKLLITGGYLNVDWLQFTDPNAEPALAIKTPVVNAAKSQRYEVFSVSGKRLGRVNVTGGTIAESLKMAGYRPGIYMVRNASGVHVVNTAK
- a CDS encoding carbohydrate-binding protein, which translates into the protein ICMWEYKDWMPKIANLWRTTFDIGPEWISTSWYRGVYEIIDANNKYWQIAKPGHWNDPDMLEVGNRGLSYEEQRSQMTMWSIMAAPIMISSDVRSMSNETKELYLNKDMIAINQDSLGVQGHRISDKNGKQVWTKPLKNGDIAVALLNNNNSTQTVECDFKDIGVDGEVEVRDAWKKKDLGPVSHVSIELPAHGSALLRLVLKPVPRAPFKGEALAIPGKIEMEDFDVNGVGQGNTTYNETDAENRGDSDYRKETGVDLYKKATGVIVGYNQAGEWLEYTVKVASTGTYVMNAAVASANNTSSFQLSVDGKNITEEIAVPAATTGEDNYDEYNVVTADVELTEGEHILRFTVTGDWMDIDYINFIDKEKGEEASTPEPGTETEPEPGLRLGKVNFVRSSAESLKVFSMTGKFLGRLEMQGVQSAREMSESLRRAGFAQGVYLVRSGNVAHRVQVK
- a CDS encoding cellulase family glycosylhydrolase, whose product is MKGSKFIAATIVAFSCIAFSAVSSFAITSQFRGVNWADKRDNFVSDVLVLSGLSQSYDYESASVVAERVIGQFQEVLGTNSVRIPVNEPTVLRHLAAYSGVLDVALKRGRLLMAYWGPAQPAPPKDMNDWWKMWATLVEKYGKHPNAYFEIFNEPHMYSKEELREIYATWLEKFPDVPRDHILLDGSGLAWNVPDIADDPRFEGCLFAVHEYTFWNMSITTEEGWKGSFKGKVGKYVDRTVCTEWGGAMGPGEKNGVHYDYMDYNQPPNNYFTAYIRGMSDQLHDWEMGSFYWPGLRDGDWYSMTKRVGEGANIKLEVVNQSGVDRMQRAWADTVAVEQPKDTTVTDTTSTGTVVADTSVKDTASHAADSIAPVSPKDSTVAPVASTDSSAEADSSAALHGNVRWQRMSPEPLQVFSMTGRFLGRVALRVGAGVDVSALLKNAGYAGGVYLVRGGGLNAQIRVK